DNA sequence from the Janibacter sp. CX7 genome:
GAGTACCCGCGGATGCGGCCCGGGCAGGTCCTCTTCACCTATCTGCACCTGGCGGCCAACGCGGAGCTGACCGAGGAGCTGCTGCAGCGCGAGGTCACGGCGATCGCCTACGAGACGGTCCAGCTGCCGTCCGGCGCGCTCCCCCTGCTCTACCCGATGTCCGAGGTCGCCGGCTGCCTGGCGCCGCAGGTCGGGGCGCACGCCCTGATGAAGGCGCAGGGTGGCCGCGGCGTCCTCATGGGTGGCGTCGGCGGCGTGGCCAACGCCAAGGTCGTCATCATCGGCGCCGGCGTCTCGGGGCAGAACGCCGCGAACATCGCCCTCGGCATGGGAGCCGACGTCACCCTGCTCGACACCGATCTCGACAAGCTGCGGATGTCCTTCTGGCGCTACGCCAACCGCGTGCACGGGCTGGCGTCGTCGCGGCTGACGGTCGAGCGACAGGTCATGGAGGCCGACCTCGTCATCGGCGCGGTGCTCGTGCCGGGCGCTGCGGCCCCCCGTCTCGTGAGCAACGACCTCGTCTCACGGATGAAGCCCGGCTCGGTGCTCGTCGACATCGCGATCGACCAGGGCGGGTGCTTCGAGGACAGCCGGCCGACGACGCACGACGACCCGACCTTCCAGGTCCACGACTCGACCTTCTACTGCGTCGCCAACATGCCCGGCGCCGTGCCCAACACCTCGACCTATGCCCTGACCAACGCGACCCTGCCCTACGTCACGGCGCTCGCCGACCGGGGCTGGCGGCAGGCCCTGCTCGCGGACCACAGCCTCGCGCTCGGCCTCAGCACGCACGCGGGGCAGCTGACCAACGCGCCCGTCGGCGAGGCCACCGGGATCGCGAGCATCCCGGTGGCGCAGGCGCTCGACACATAGCCCCCGGGCGAAGGGGGGCTGCGAGCGACCACCGGCGGGTGGTCGCTCGTCGATCAGCTGTCGGTCGTCGGCGCGGGATCGCCGTCGGCGGCGTCCTCGGCGTCGTCCTCATCGAGGCCGGCGTCGTGGAGGGCGGCCTCCCGGGCCTCCTCCTCGTCCTCCCACACCGTGTGCGATGGCTCGGTCATGTGCTCGAGCGTAGTGGGCGAGCCCTGCGGCGAGACGGCGCGCACGCTCGCGCACCAGCCTGAGAGACTGCGGCCCATGCGCCAGATCCGCCAGAGCCGCAAGCTGAAGGACGTCCGCTACGACGTGCGGGGCCCGATCCTCGTCGAGGCCCAGCGCCTCGAGGCCGAGGGCCACAAGATCCTCAAGCTCAACATCGGCAACACCGCCCCCTTCGGCTTCGAGGCCCCGGAGGCGATCGTCGCCGACATGACGCGGCACCTGCCGGACGCCCAGGGCTATGTCGACAGCAAGGGGATCTACTCGGCGCGCACCGCCGTCGCGCAGTACTACCAGTCCCGCGGACTCAAGGACACGACCGTCGAGGACGTCTACATCGGCAACGGCGTCTCCGAGCTCATCTCGATGGTGCTGCAGGCCTTCGTCGACGACGGCAACGAGATCCTCGTCCCGGCGCCCGACTACCCGCTGTGGACCGGCGCGGTCTCGCTCGCCGGTGGTACCCCCGTGCACTACCGGTGCGACGAGGACAACGGGTGGAACCCCGACCTGGCCGACATCGAGTCGAAGATCACCGAGCACACCCAGGCGCTCGTCATCATCAACCCCAACAACCCGACCGGCGCGGTCTATTCGCCCGAGATCGTCCGCGGCCTCATCGACATCGCCCGGCGCCACGACCTCGTCGTCATGGCCGACGAGATCTACGAGAAGATCGTCTTCGACGACGCGGTCCACCACCACGCGGCCGAGTACGCCGGCGACGACGTGCTCTGCCTGACCTTCTCCGGGCTGTCCAAGGCCTACCGGGTCTGCGGCTACCGCGCCGGCTGGGTGATGATCTCCGGGCCCAAGCACGAGGCGGCCGACTTCCTCGAGGGCCTGACGCTCCTGTCCAACATGCGCATGTGCGCCAATGTCCCCGCGCAGCACGCGATCCAGACCGCGCTCGGTGGCTACCAGTCGATCAACGAGCTCATCGTCCCCGGCGGTCGCTACCACGACCAGATCAAGCTCGCCTCGCGCCTGCTCAACGAGATCCCCGGCGTCAGCTGTGTCGAGCCGCGCGGGGCGCTCTACTGCTTCCCGCGGCTCGACCCCGAGGTCTACCCGATCGAGGACGACGAGGCCTTCGTCATCGACCTGCTGCGCGCCAAGAAGATCCTCGTCACCCACGGCACCGGCTTCAACTGGCCCGACACCGACCACTTCCGGCTCGTGACGCTGCCCGACGAGGACGTGCTCACCGAGGCGATCGGCCGGATCGCGGAGCACCTCGAGTCGATCCGCGCATGAGCCAGGGCGTCGTCGCATGGGGCGATGCAGGAGCGTCGAAGGGGAGCACTGTCGCCGCCGTCGCGGTGGGCGGCGTCATCGGGTCGCTCGGGCGCTGGGGCGTCGGCGAGGTCGCCGGCGGCGCGCACTGGGCGACCCTGCTCGTCAACGTCACGGGTGGCCTCGCGATGGGACTGCTCGTCGCATGGCTCGCGGCGGGGCCACAGCACCCGCTGGCGCGCCCCTTCCTCACCGTCGGGCTGCTCGGCGGGTGGACCACCTACTCGAGCTTCGCCCTGGACGCGCACGCGCTCGGCGGCGACGGTCTCGGCGGGCTGCTCGGCTATGTCGCCGCGACGCTCGTGCTCGGCGTCGGGGCGGCCGTCGTCGGGCTGGTCGCCGGTGACCGGCTCTGGGGCAGCAGCCCGTCCGCCGACGAGGTCGTCGCGGAGGAGGAGCTGTGACCGCCCTGCTCGTCGCCCTCGGCGCCGCGCTCGGGGTCCTGTGCCGGCACCTGGCCGTCGAGCGTCTGCGCGGAGCGGGTGCGACGACCGCCGGGGCGGTGCTCGTCGTCAACGCGACCGGCTCGCTGCTCCTCGGTCTCGTCGCGGGCCATGCCTCGGGCGCCTCGCCGGGGTGGCTGCTCCCGCTCGTCGGCGTCGGCTTCTGCGGCGCCTACACGACCTTCGCCACGCACGCGGTCGAGGTGGCGAGCGCCCTGCGGACCGGCCGGACCCGCCACGCGCTGACCGACCTCGGGCTCAACCTCGCCCTGGGCCTGCTGCTCGTCTCGATCGGCTGGGCCGTCACCGCGTGAGGTGCGGGGCCTCCCCTTCGCACGACCTCAAGGACATGCGGCCGGACATGGCTGTGCCCGGGCCCCTGACGGGACCCGGGCACAGTGCCGGAGGTGGTCAGGCCTTGGTGGCCTTCTCCAGGCGCGCGGAGACGTCGTTCCAGTTGACGATGTCCCAGAGCTTCTCGATGTAGTCCGGCTTCACGTTCTTGTACTGCAGGTAGTACGCGTGCTCCCAGGCGTCGAAGGCCAGGAGCGGCGTCATGCCGGCAGCGACGTTGCCGTGGTGGTCGTAGACCTGCGTGACCAGGAGACGCTTGCCGATCGGCTCCCAGGCGAGGACGCCCCAGCCGGAGCCCTGCGTCGTCTGCGTCGCGGCGGTCAGCTGCGCGCGGAACTTGTCGAAGGAGCCGAAGTGCTCGTCGATCGCGGTGCCGAGGGCGCCGTCGGGCTTGTCGCCCCCGTCCGGGGAGAGGTTCTCCCAGAAGATCGAGTGCAGCACGTGACCGGAGACGTTGAAGGCCAAGGTCTTCTCGAGACCGACGATGCCGGAGAGGTCACCCTTGTCGCGCGCCTCGGCGATCTTCTCGGTGGTGTCGTTGGCGCCCTTGACATAGGTCGCGTGGTGCTTGTCGTGGTGCAGCTCGAGGATCTCGCCGCTCATGGCGGGCTCGAGGGCGCCGTAGTCGTAGGGAAGATCGGGAAGGGTGTACATGAGGCCTCCGATGCGTGCGGATGTGCTTGCCCTGTCTACCCTCCCATGTCGTCTGGAACGAGTCCATGAAAGGGCACCCTCACCCCTCACCGGCCTAGGATCGGGGCCCATGACCGATCGCGACCCCATCGCCGCCGCCCACGACCAGTGGGTGACGCACGGGTGGACCGACGCGGCGGACGGCATGGCCCTGATCACCTCGGTGGTCCGCGCGCAGCAGCTGGTGCACGAGCGGGTCGAGGCGGTGCTGCGACCGCACGACCTGACCTTCGCGCGCTTCGAGATCCTGCGGCTGCTCGCCTTCAGCCGGCGCCGCGAGATGCCGATGAGCCGGCTCGGGTCGCTGCTGCAGGTGCACGCGACGAGCGTGACGAGCGCCGTGGTCCGGCTCGAGAAGCAGGGTCTGGTCGAGCGCCGGCAGAGCCCCGACGACGGTCGCGTCGTCCTGGCCTCGATCACGGCGAAGGGGGCGAACCTCGTCGAGTCCGCGACGCAGGACCTGAACGCCCAGGTCTTCTCCTCCCCCGGCCTGGCGGAGACGGAGGTGCGGCAGGCGACGGCGCTGCTGTCCTCCCTTCGCGCCGCGCACGGCGACACGGTGGGCTGACCCGACGTCAGCAGGCGACCTCGTGCAGCGCCGGCCAGACCGGCTGACCGGCGTTGCCGTGGAGCAGGACCACGGCGCTCGACCCCGTCCACCGGACCGAGTACTCCCCCAGGCTCGCCGGTCGACCACCGTCGTCGGCCGTGTAGTCCGACTGGAGACGGACCGGCCCGAGCCGCCCCGCGACACCCACGCGGCCGGAGCCGAGCATGAGGAAGCTCGACTCCTCGACGACGACCCGACACCCGGACGGTCCCTCGGGCGCGACCACGACGTAGGAGGTGCCGAGACCGAGGACGGCTCGCGCGCCGACGACGAGCACGACGGCGAGCACCGCCAGAGCGGCGCGGACCCTCCGACCGACGGCACCGTCACCGCCCGCCCTCACCCGACGGACCGTGAGGCCGACCACGACGAGACCGAGGAGCACGGTCACGACCTCGGGTCGCAGGACCAGGTCCCCCACGACGAAGGGAGGACCCCACAGCGAGATGACGAAGAGTCCCACGACGGCCACGGTCGTCCAGCGCGAGGTCAGCAGGTGGGGCATGAGCTCAGGCTGGCACGCCGCTCGTGGCGCTCCCCGGGCGAAGATCTGGAGATCGTGTGGAGGTTGCGCGGGTTTCCCAAAAATACTTGGATGTCCTAGCATTTGGGTGAACCCGCACTTCGACGACGAGGTAGGACATGTCCACGCCCGAGCTGCACACCCCGACCCACCCGGTCCGGTTCGTCACCGCCTCCGCGCTCTTCGACGGCCACGACGCGTCGATCAACATCATGCGCCGGATCATGCAGAGCCAGGGCGCCGAGGTGGTCCACCTCGGGCACAACCGCTCCGTCCAGGAGGTCGTCGACGCGGCGATCGACGAGGACGTGCAGGGCGTCGCCGTCTCGTCCTACCAGGGCGGGCACGTCGAGTACTTCGAGTACCTCACCCAGCTGCTGCGGGAGCAGGGCGCCGGCCACGTCAAGGTCTTCGGCGGTGGCGGCGGCGTCATCGTCCCCGAGGAGATCGCCCGGTTGCGCGAGGCCGGCGTGACGATCTTCTCCCCCGAGGACGGCCAGCGACTCGGCCTGCCCGGGATGATCAACCAGCTGATCTCCGACTGCGACACCGACGTGTGGGAGGGCGGCCCGGTCGCCCTCGAGCCCGTGCTCGCCGGCGAGCGCGCCGCGGTCGCCCGCGCGATCTCCGGGGCGGAGCTCGGTCACCTCGACGAGACCTTCCTCGCCGGCATCGCCGAGGCGGCGCAGAAGTCCCACGCCCCCGTCCTCGGCCTCACCGGCACCGGCGGCTCGGGCAAGTCCTCGCTCACCGACGAGCTCGTGCGCCGATTCCGCGTCGACCAGCAAGACAAGCTGCGCATCGCCGTCATCGCCGTCGACCCGACCCGGCGCAAGGGCGGCGGCGCGCTGCTCGGCGACCGCATCCGGATGAACTCCCTGGGCGAGAGCACCTCCGGCGCCTCCCCCGTCTTCTTCCGCTCGCTGGCCACCCGTGGCGACCGCGAGGTGCCCGAGGCCCTGTCGACGGTCATCGACATCGCGAAGGCGGCGGGCTTCGACCTCGTCGTCGTGGAGACGCCCGGCATCGGTCAGGGCGACGCCGCGATCGTCCCCTTCGTCGACGTGCCGATGTACGTCATGACGCCGGAGTTCGGCGCGGCCAGCCAGCTCGAGAAGATCGACATGCTCGACTTCGCCGAGGTCGTGGCGATCAACAAGTTCGAGCGTCGCGGTGCCGCCGACGCGCTGCGCGACGTCGGCCGCCAGCTCGTGCGCAACCGTGAGGCCTTCGGCCAGCGTCCCGAGGACATGCCGGTCTTCGGCACCTCCGCCGCGACCTTCAACGACGACGGCGTGACCGGTCTCTACCAGCACCTGCGCGACCTGCTCGCGGCCAAGGGGCTGCCCGTCGACGAG
Encoded proteins:
- a CDS encoding CrcB family protein, whose product is MSQGVVAWGDAGASKGSTVAAVAVGGVIGSLGRWGVGEVAGGAHWATLLVNVTGGLAMGLLVAWLAAGPQHPLARPFLTVGLLGGWTTYSSFALDAHALGGDGLGGLLGYVAATLVLGVGAAVVGLVAGDRLWGSSPSADEVVAEEEL
- a CDS encoding pyridoxal phosphate-dependent aminotransferase — translated: MRQIRQSRKLKDVRYDVRGPILVEAQRLEAEGHKILKLNIGNTAPFGFEAPEAIVADMTRHLPDAQGYVDSKGIYSARTAVAQYYQSRGLKDTTVEDVYIGNGVSELISMVLQAFVDDGNEILVPAPDYPLWTGAVSLAGGTPVHYRCDEDNGWNPDLADIESKITEHTQALVIINPNNPTGAVYSPEIVRGLIDIARRHDLVVMADEIYEKIVFDDAVHHHAAEYAGDDVLCLTFSGLSKAYRVCGYRAGWVMISGPKHEAADFLEGLTLLSNMRMCANVPAQHAIQTALGGYQSINELIVPGGRYHDQIKLASRLLNEIPGVSCVEPRGALYCFPRLDPEVYPIEDDEAFVIDLLRAKKILVTHGTGFNWPDTDHFRLVTLPDEDVLTEAIGRIAEHLESIRA
- the ald gene encoding alanine dehydrogenase, with the translated sequence MRIGVPKEIKNREYRVALTPVGVHELVERGHEVVVERDAGAGSQITDDDMRAAGATVLDSADDVWGTAEMVLKVKEPIAEEYPRMRPGQVLFTYLHLAANAELTEELLQREVTAIAYETVQLPSGALPLLYPMSEVAGCLAPQVGAHALMKAQGGRGVLMGGVGGVANAKVVIIGAGVSGQNAANIALGMGADVTLLDTDLDKLRMSFWRYANRVHGLASSRLTVERQVMEADLVIGAVLVPGAAAPRLVSNDLVSRMKPGSVLVDIAIDQGGCFEDSRPTTHDDPTFQVHDSTFYCVANMPGAVPNTSTYALTNATLPYVTALADRGWRQALLADHSLALGLSTHAGQLTNAPVGEATGIASIPVAQALDT
- a CDS encoding superoxide dismutase — protein: MYTLPDLPYDYGALEPAMSGEILELHHDKHHATYVKGANDTTEKIAEARDKGDLSGIVGLEKTLAFNVSGHVLHSIFWENLSPDGGDKPDGALGTAIDEHFGSFDKFRAQLTAATQTTQGSGWGVLAWEPIGKRLLVTQVYDHHGNVAAGMTPLLAFDAWEHAYYLQYKNVKPDYIEKLWDIVNWNDVSARLEKATKA
- a CDS encoding MarR family winged helix-turn-helix transcriptional regulator produces the protein MTDRDPIAAAHDQWVTHGWTDAADGMALITSVVRAQQLVHERVEAVLRPHDLTFARFEILRLLAFSRRREMPMSRLGSLLQVHATSVTSAVVRLEKQGLVERRQSPDDGRVVLASITAKGANLVESATQDLNAQVFSSPGLAETEVRQATALLSSLRAAHGDTVG
- a CDS encoding CrcB family protein, with amino-acid sequence MTALLVALGAALGVLCRHLAVERLRGAGATTAGAVLVVNATGSLLLGLVAGHASGASPGWLLPLVGVGFCGAYTTFATHAVEVASALRTGRTRHALTDLGLNLALGLLLVSIGWAVTA